A part of Dreissena polymorpha isolate Duluth1 chromosome 13, UMN_Dpol_1.0, whole genome shotgun sequence genomic DNA contains:
- the LOC127856575 gene encoding sushi, von Willebrand factor type A, EGF and pentraxin domain-containing protein 1-like isoform X2 has product MFFTFTFRKITTVTCLIICDALTIDYPSGNHFPKPYSCYGDVCNANSSAEFCDVVYRLCRPCEDVKNDCFSRMMTYNCTEFCYERRYLLDTEQLRVSGCMVPSAPEHGSYDVDTTHVAYQTPLKVTCDKGYSLKNEDQYTCSNFSVWTGCFPVCEASDNSVVIHVVLTVILLIVVVMCGVAVIMFRRRCSRKAVLTGQQQEQAQTFISN; this is encoded by the exons ATgttttttacat TTACGTTCCGAAAAATAACGACGGTCACATGTTTGATCATATGCGACGCTTTAACGATAGATTACCCATCTGGCAATCATTTTCCTAAACCCTACAGTTGCTATGGTGACGTGTGTAATGC GAATTCTTCGGCAGAGTTTTGTGACGTTGTATACAGACTATGCCGTCCCTGTGAAGATGTCAAGAATGACTGCTTTTCCAGAATGATGACGTACAACTGTACAGAGTTTTGTTATG AACGGCGATATTTGCTTGACACAGAACAACTTCGGG TGTCAGGATGCATGGTTCCCTCAGCTCCTGAACATGGAAGTTATGATGTAGACACGACCCACGTAGCATACCAAACACCGTTAAAAGTCACGTGTGATAAAGGATATAGTCTAAAAAATGAAGATCAGTACACATGCAGCAATTTCTCCGTGTGGACTGGTTGTTTTCCTGTATGCGAAG CTTCCGATAATTCGGTAGTGATACACGTTGTGTTAACGGTTATCCTGCTGATCGTCGTTGTCATGTGCGGGGTCGCAGTAATAATGTTCAGAAGAAGATGTAGCAGAAAAGCGGTACTTACGGGTCAGCAACAGGAGCAAGCGCAGACTTTTATTTCAAACTAA
- the LOC127856575 gene encoding uncharacterized protein LOC127856575 isoform X3, which produces MFFTFSVTFRKITTVTCLIICDALTIDYPSGNHFPKPYSCYGDVCNAMMTYNCTEFCYERRYLLDTEQLRVSGCMVPSAPEHGSYDVDTTHVAYQTPLKVTCDKGYSLKNEDQYTCSNFSVWTGCFPVCEASDNSVVIHVVLTVILLIVVVMCGVAVIMFRRRCSRKAVLTGQQQEQAQTFISN; this is translated from the exons ATgttttttacat TTTCAGTTACGTTCCGAAAAATAACGACGGTCACATGTTTGATCATATGCGACGCTTTAACGATAGATTACCCATCTGGCAATCATTTTCCTAAACCCTACAGTTGCTATGGTGACGTGTGTAATGC AATGATGACGTACAACTGTACAGAGTTTTGTTATG AACGGCGATATTTGCTTGACACAGAACAACTTCGGG TGTCAGGATGCATGGTTCCCTCAGCTCCTGAACATGGAAGTTATGATGTAGACACGACCCACGTAGCATACCAAACACCGTTAAAAGTCACGTGTGATAAAGGATATAGTCTAAAAAATGAAGATCAGTACACATGCAGCAATTTCTCCGTGTGGACTGGTTGTTTTCCTGTATGCGAAG CTTCCGATAATTCGGTAGTGATACACGTTGTGTTAACGGTTATCCTGCTGATCGTCGTTGTCATGTGCGGGGTCGCAGTAATAATGTTCAGAAGAAGATGTAGCAGAAAAGCGGTACTTACGGGTCAGCAACAGGAGCAAGCGCAGACTTTTATTTCAAACTAA
- the LOC127856575 gene encoding sushi, von Willebrand factor type A, EGF and pentraxin domain-containing protein 1-like isoform X1 yields the protein MFFTFSVTFRKITTVTCLIICDALTIDYPSGNHFPKPYSCYGDVCNANSSAEFCDVVYRLCRPCEDVKNDCFSRMMTYNCTEFCYERRYLLDTEQLRVSGCMVPSAPEHGSYDVDTTHVAYQTPLKVTCDKGYSLKNEDQYTCSNFSVWTGCFPVCEASDNSVVIHVVLTVILLIVVVMCGVAVIMFRRRCSRKAVLTGQQQEQAQTFISN from the exons ATgttttttacat TTTCAGTTACGTTCCGAAAAATAACGACGGTCACATGTTTGATCATATGCGACGCTTTAACGATAGATTACCCATCTGGCAATCATTTTCCTAAACCCTACAGTTGCTATGGTGACGTGTGTAATGC GAATTCTTCGGCAGAGTTTTGTGACGTTGTATACAGACTATGCCGTCCCTGTGAAGATGTCAAGAATGACTGCTTTTCCAGAATGATGACGTACAACTGTACAGAGTTTTGTTATG AACGGCGATATTTGCTTGACACAGAACAACTTCGGG TGTCAGGATGCATGGTTCCCTCAGCTCCTGAACATGGAAGTTATGATGTAGACACGACCCACGTAGCATACCAAACACCGTTAAAAGTCACGTGTGATAAAGGATATAGTCTAAAAAATGAAGATCAGTACACATGCAGCAATTTCTCCGTGTGGACTGGTTGTTTTCCTGTATGCGAAG CTTCCGATAATTCGGTAGTGATACACGTTGTGTTAACGGTTATCCTGCTGATCGTCGTTGTCATGTGCGGGGTCGCAGTAATAATGTTCAGAAGAAGATGTAGCAGAAAAGCGGTACTTACGGGTCAGCAACAGGAGCAAGCGCAGACTTTTATTTCAAACTAA
- the LOC127856576 gene encoding uncharacterized protein LOC127856576: MRTTTAIFRIKRQSKYFNKMRRKTKLNLHRVKSRRSKCGYADMTRELLQLVAKDDVNARKTLLPQKKFINTKISNKSAHLCMTPSRTNKRKLTPLKSPIKTPFKSPIYKARAIDHLYTVRDDRINIICWRSLRIYHQSVTRTVRHASLDSEQSLLILRSKTISLIIEKGVRRKAGPLIWTETLYKKAPLVLGGKKLEEMIQKCWLLLKWA, translated from the exons atgcgaacgaccacggctATTTTTCGGATAAAACGTCAATCGAAG TATTTTAACAAGATGCGACGAAAAACAAAGCTTAACTTACATAGAGTCAAATCCAGAAGATCGAAATGTGGTTATGCTGACATGACGCGAGAACTGCTTCAACTTGTCGCGAAAGATGATGTAAACGCTCGGAAAACTTTGTTGCCACAAAAGAAATTCATCAACACCAAGATCTCGAACAAATCAGCACACCTATGCATGACGCCTTCGCGAACCAACAAACGCAAACTGACACCGTTGAAATCTCCTATTAAGACTCCTTTCAAATCTCCCATTTACAAAGCAAGAGCAATCG acCATTTATATACCGTACGGGACGATCGCATAAATATCATCTGCTGGAGAAGTCTAAGGATTTATCATCAGAGTGTGACCAGAACTGTGCGGCATGCGTCTCTAGATTCAGAGCAGTCGTTACTGATATTACGATCAA AGACCATTTCTTTGATCATCGAAAAGGGAGTAAGAAGAAAGGCGGGACCGTTGATATGGACAGAAACTCTATACAAAAAGGCGCCCTTGGTGTTAGGTGGGAAAAAGCTAGAAGAAATGATTCAAAAATGCTGGTTACTTCTAAAATGGGCTTAA